A window of Streptomyces sp. NBC_01241 genomic DNA:
GATGGATCGCTCTGCCGGAGTCCAGGAACCGGCCGTTGAGAGGCGGCAAGCGGCGACTGTAAGAGGTGAGTTGCAGTCGTAGGACACCGCTGTTCCCGGGGCATAGGGGGCGCCCACCCCAGTCGGATCTCGTACGTGTGCAACGCGGAAACCCCGTCGGGGTCCGGGGCCGGTTATCCGGTGCCCGGTTGGCCGACCGCGAGGAGAGCTCAACTCCCCGGCGGGAACAGGAGGACCCAAGAAGCGAACGCCGGCGGCCGAAAGGCAGCGGGAAAGCGGGACACGATGACCGGCCCCTCCGCCGGTCGTCTCGTATAACCGGCCGGATACGGGCAGCTGCCCGGACCCGAAAGGGTGCTGACGTGGGTCTGGTGGGCCTGTGAAGTGACGATGACCGAAGGCGATGGAACCGAGGGACAAGTTGGACACCAAGGCGGTGAAGGAGGCCGGGATGGCAGATGCCGCTCCGGCTGTGATCGCGGTGGTGAACGGACCCGAGGACGATGTCACCGACTGGCTGTCGATCGACTGGCAGCGGGTGGATGACGACGTACGGCGGCTGCGGCAGAGGATCTTCACGGCGTCACAGGCAGGGGACCTGAAGAGGGTCCGCAATTTGCAGAAGCTGATGCTCCGTTCCCGCGCCAACGCACTGCATGCGGTGCGGCGGGTGACGGAGGTCAACGCTGGCCGCGAGACGGCGGGCGTCGACGGCAAGGTGGTGCTGACCGCGCCCGGCAAGGCCGAGGTGGCCGACTGGGTGCAGCACCGCTCCGAGTCGTGGACGGCCCGGCCCGTCAGACGGGTGTATGTGCCGAAGCCCGACGGGCGTCGGCGTCCGCTCGGCATTCCCGTGATCTTGGACCGCTGTCTTCAGGCTGTGGTCCTTGGTGCTCTGGAGCCCGAGTGGGAGGCACGGTTCGAGCCGAGGTCCTACGGATTCAGGCCCGGCCGTGGCTGTCATGACGCGATCGAGTCCATCTTTCTGACCTGCCGGGGCCCCAACCCTGGTCGGCCATGGGTACTTGACGCGGACCTGGCGGCGGCATTCGACCGGATCGACCATGATCACTTGCTCCGGCGGCTCGGCACGTTTCCCGCGCGGGAACTGGTCGCGCAGTGGCTGCGGGCCGGTGTGGTCGAGGACGGTCGGCTCACCGAGACCGGGGAGGGAACTCCCCAGGGCGGTGTGATCAGCCCCGCGCTGATGAACGTGGCTCTGCACGGAATGGAGGAGGCCGCCGGGGTGCGGTATCACGCGAGCGGCATCCACGCCGGGAGCGTGATGCGCAAGAGCCCCGTGCTGGTGAGGTACGCAGACGATCTGGTGGCGATGTGCCACAGCCGTGAGCAGGCCGAGGAGGTCAAGCAGCGGCTCGCCGCCTGGCTGGAACCCAGAGGGCTCGCCTTCAACGAGGACAAGACGCGCATCGTGCGCCTCACCGAGGGCTTCTGCTTCCTGGGCTTCCACGTCCGGCTGTATCGCAACCGGAAACTGCTGATCAAACCCAGCAAGGCGTCCGTGAAACGGATCCGGAAACGGCTCGCCGCCGAGATGTGGGACCTGCGCGGGTCCAATGCCGAGGCGGTGATCAGGACCCTCAACCCGATCATCCGGGGCTGGTCCGCCTACTTCCGGATCGGGGTGTCCAGCAGGGTCTTCAGCTCGCTGGACTTCTACGTGTGGCAGCTCGCCTACAAGTGGGCCAAGCACGAACACGCGAACAAGCCAAAGGACTGGATCGTGCACCGCTACTTCGGAGAGTTCAACCCCCGCCGGGGTGACCGGTGGGTCTTCGGAGACCGCGGCAGCGGACGGTTCCTCACCAAGTTCGCGTGGACGAAGATCGTCCGGCACCAGCTCGTCAAGTTCGGGGCGTCTCCGGATGACCCGGCACTGACCGAGTACTGGGCCCGGCGGCGGCGCAAGGACGTGATCCCGCTGATCGACAAGGCCGACTGGCACCTGCTCAACCGCCAGAACGGCCGCTGTCCGCTCTGCGGGGCTCTTCTGCTGCACGCTGACCATCCGCCGTCCAGCCCCATCGCGTGGGAGCAGTGGCTGCGGGCGACCCGCAAAGCGATCAGCCGCAAGGCGATCGTCATCACCGGGCCGGGCACACCGGACGCCCCACCCGCCCAACTCCTGCACGCCCACTGCCGACAACGGCTTGTCACCGCCACCGGCAAGGGGCCCAGCCTTCTGCCCGCCCGTGAGCCATAGGGCCTGCTTGAGCCGTGTGCGGGGCCAACCCGCCCGCACGGTTCTCAGGGGGCGGCGGCGCGGCAACGCGCCGCCGCTACCCGACAGGCACTCGACATCACCGGCATCCGCCGGGCCCGCTACCGCGGGCTGCCGAAAGTCCGCCTCCAGCACGCCTTCTCCGCCACCGCGATCAACGTCGTCCGCCTAGACGCCCACTGGACCGAGCATCCACTGGACCGCAGCCGCACCAGCAACCTCACCCGCCTCAGCTACCGACTCACAGCCTGACCACCCACCCGGAATTGCGCACCAGAGTCTCCGGCTACCTCAAAGTGCCCCGCGCGTTCTTCCGCGACCTGCACGAATGGGAGTTGATCCCGCGCAGGTTCGACCCGGCCCATGCCCTGAGAACCCCGCGAAGCGTTCGCGCCCTGATGGGGCCGGACCCGCGGGTGATCGCCGATGACATCTGGGCCAAGTTGCTCTGGGCGGGCCTGAACGTCGAGCTCGGCGATCTGCCGACTGCGGACGGCCGCACCTATCCGGTCGAACTGATCCGGGCCATCACCCTGACCTGGCTGTTCGCCGGTCAACGCAGTGACGAGATCGCACGGTTCCGGGTCGGCTGCATCCGCTGGCAACACGACGGCCTGCCCATTCCCGGCGACTCCGGCGAGATCCTTGCCCGCGACACCGTCTGCCTGCTGGACGTGCCCACTCACAAGACCGGCACCGCGTTCACCAAGCCCGTCGACCCGCTCCTTGGCCAGGCCATCGAGGCATGGCAGGCCGTCAGGCCGACCCAGCCGCAGATGCTCGACCGCAAGACCAATCAGTACGCCGACTTCCTGTTCGCCCACCGGGCCCGCCAGGTTGCCAAGCACTACATCAACACGGCGATCATCCCGATGCTCTGCCGCAAGGCCGGCGTCCCCGCCGCTGACGTCCGCGGCAACATCACCAGTCACCGGGCCCGGTCCACCATCGCCAGTCAGCTCTACAACGCCAAGGAGCCCATGACGCTCTTCGAGCTGCAGGAATGGCTCGGTCACCGGACTCCCGAGGCGACCGCGCACTACGCGAAGATCACCCCGAACACGCTGGCCAGGGCCTACAACGACGCCGGCTACTTCGCCAGGAACGTGCGCACCATCGAAGTCCTCGTCGACCGGGACGCGGTTGCCTCCGGCGCCGCCGCCAGCGGCGAGCCCTGGCAGTACTTCGACCTCGGCCACGGCTGGTGCACCTACACCTTCTTCGAGCAGTGCCAGCACCGCATGGCCTGCGCACGCTGCGACTTCTACACGCCGAAAGACTCGAGTAAGGGTCAGCTGCTGGAGGCGAAGGAGAATCTGCAGAAGATGCTGGCCAGCATTCCTCTGACGGACGACGAACGCGCCGCGGTCGACGACGGCCAGGCCGCCCTGGAACAGCTCCTGGAACGACTCTCCGACGTCCCCACTCCCTCCGGGCCGACACCTCGTCAGATCGGTGTTCCCGCTACTGCAACATTGCTGCCGATCATCGACGTCCGTCAGGGCAAGACGGGATCTTCTTGACAAACCTGATTCCACAGAAAGGGCGGGAAGTCCGCGGGCAGGTAACGCCACTTGATCCCGTTGTCGACCAGGTAGCGGACCGCGTCGAGTATCTGTCGGTGGCAGTAGCCCTCGGGTCGGCCGCCCCAGCTCTCCATTGAGGTTCCCCCGCTGGGCGGGAGTGGCTGACTAGCTGGTCAGGGCGGGTTGACGTGGTTTCAGGTTCACTTGTTCGGTCGCTGCCTGGTCGGCGTAGTGCTTTTCCTCGAACTCGATCGGGCTGAGGTAGCCGAGCCGTTTCTGGATGCGGCGGGGGTTGTAGAAGCCGTCGATGTACTCGAAGAGCGCGAGGTTCGCCTCGGCTCTGGTGGCGAAGACGCGGCCGCGGATGCACTCGGTCTTGACCAGCATCCACAGGTTCTCCGCCAGGGCGTTGTCGTACGAGTCCCCGACCGACCCTATGGATGCTTGGATTCCTGCTCTGACCAGGCGTGTTGTGAGTTTGATGGACGTATATTGCGCGGATTCAGCCGGTCGTCGCAACACCTTGATCATAGAGGTGTCCGATGGGACGACCGGTTGGGTGGACCACTGCGGTAACAGGGCGACCGGCGATGCGATCGCCGGGCACACCGCCGATCCGTCGGGATGTGGAGCGTGCTTTCTGGAAGAAGATCGCCGAGGGGCTGACCAGCGAGGACGCGGCGATCGCGTGCGGCGTGTCGGGCCCCGTGGGAAGTCGGTGGTTCCGGGAACGTGGCGGGATGCCGTCGATCCAGATTGGCCCGGTGTCGGGCAGATACCTCTCCTTCGAAGAGCGTGAAGAGATCGCTCTGCTGAAGGCTCAGGACGCTGGGGTCCGGGAGATCGCCCGCAGGCTGAGCCGGAACCCTTCGACGATCTCGCGAGAACTGCGGCGCAATGCCGCCACACGTGGTGGACAGCTCGCCTACCGGGCCTCAACCGCGCAGTGGAAGGCCGAACTGGCCGCACAGCGACCGAAATTGTCCAAGCTCGCCGACAACGAGCGGCTGCACGAGTACGTCCAGGACCGCCTCGCCGGAGAGATCCGCTACCAGGACGGCGCGCCGGCGCCGGGGCCCGCAGCACCGCGGTGGAATGGGCGGAATAAGCCGAGGCGTCACGACCGTCGTTGGGCCACATCATGGAGCCCGGAGCAGATCTCCAACCGACTGAGGGTCGACTTCGCCGATGATGAGTCCATGCGTATCTCGCACGAGGCGGGGCGGTTTCTAGCGGTGATTGCGAATCACGGAAACTGTGATGCTATGCCCCAGTCTTGCATGACCTCGGACGGAGTACGGTCTCCCAGGACCATTCGGGGGCGCTCGTTGAGCTGACGGGCCACGGCCGTCAGGTTGCGCAGGGAGTGGACCGTAAGGTCGGTGCCCTTGGGGAAGTACTGCCGCAGCAGCCCGTTGATGTTCTCGTTGGTGCCGCGCTGCCAGGGAGAATGAGGATCGCAGAAATAGATCCGGAAGCCGGAGAGGGCCTCTATCTCTTCATGGAGGACGAGCTCGCGCCCCTGGTCCCAGGTCAGGGTCCGCCGCAACGCTCGTGGCAGATCGGCGGTCTGCGAGACCAGGGCGTCGCGCATCGGCTGGGCCTTCCAGCCGTGCGGCAGGTGGATCAGGCGAACGAAGCGGGTCGTGCGGTCGACGAGGGTGCCTATAGCGGACCGCTGAGCGCGTCCGATGATGAGGTCTCCCTCCCAATCGCCGGGCGTTTCACGATCGTTGACCGTGGCGGGTCGGTCATGGACGAGCGTCATGTTCTTGATCTTGTTGGGTGAGACGACGCCACGGCGTTGCCGCTTGCGGCGGGTGCGTCCGGTGCGCAGTCGGCCCTCACGCTTGCCCAGAAGGCCAGCGAACAGGCCACGGTAGATCGTCTCCGGACAGGCCCGCATGCGAGGGTTGTTCGGGTGCTCGCGTGCGAGGTGTCGAGCAATCTGCTGCGGGGACCACTTCTCGTCGAGCTTCTCGCGCACTGCCGCGCGCAGGGGTCCGTGGTCGCGGAGTTTCTCTT
This region includes:
- a CDS encoding transposase; protein product: MESWGGRPEGYCHRQILDAVRYLVDNGIKWRYLPADFPPFLWNQVCQEDPVLP
- a CDS encoding IS3 family transposase, whose translation is MIKVLRRPAESAQYTSIKLTTRLVRAGIQASIGSVGDSYDNALAENLWMLVKTECIRGRVFATRAEANLALFEYIDGFYNPRRIQKRLGYLSPIEFEEKHYADQAATEQVNLKPRQPALTS
- a CDS encoding tyrosine-type recombinase/integrase — encoded protein: MRTRVSGYLKVPRAFFRDLHEWELIPRRFDPAHALRTPRSVRALMGPDPRVIADDIWAKLLWAGLNVELGDLPTADGRTYPVELIRAITLTWLFAGQRSDEIARFRVGCIRWQHDGLPIPGDSGEILARDTVCLLDVPTHKTGTAFTKPVDPLLGQAIEAWQAVRPTQPQMLDRKTNQYADFLFAHRARQVAKHYINTAIIPMLCRKAGVPAADVRGNITSHRARSTIASQLYNAKEPMTLFELQEWLGHRTPEATAHYAKITPNTLARAYNDAGYFARNVRTIEVLVDRDAVASGAAASGEPWQYFDLGHGWCTYTFFEQCQHRMACARCDFYTPKDSSKGQLLEAKENLQKMLASIPLTDDERAAVDDGQAALEQLLERLSDVPTPSGPTPRQIGVPATATLLPIIDVRQGKTGSS
- a CDS encoding IS30 family transposase, with protein sequence MPRGGANRMPSSARRRYFELRRKGLKGAAAARQVGVSVSCGSNWFIDAGSMIIPDPPISPRFLTQDDRIAIADGLRAGRSPVVIAAEIGKSVSTVYREIGRGRKENGEYEPWWAHNQALLRRQRPKEEKLRDHGPLRAAVREKLDEKWSPQQIARHLAREHPNNPRMRACPETIYRGLFAGLLGKREGRLRTGRTRRKRQRRGVVSPNKIKNMTLVHDRPATVNDRETPGDWEGDLIIGRAQRSAIGTLVDRTTRFVRLIHLPHGWKAQPMRDALVSQTADLPRALRRTLTWDQGRELVLHEEIEALSGFRIYFCDPHSPWQRGTNENINGLLRQYFPKGTDLTVHSLRNLTAVARQLNERPRMVLGDRTPSEVMQDWGIASQFP
- the ltrA gene encoding group II intron reverse transcriptase/maturase; amino-acid sequence: MEPRDKLDTKAVKEAGMADAAPAVIAVVNGPEDDVTDWLSIDWQRVDDDVRRLRQRIFTASQAGDLKRVRNLQKLMLRSRANALHAVRRVTEVNAGRETAGVDGKVVLTAPGKAEVADWVQHRSESWTARPVRRVYVPKPDGRRRPLGIPVILDRCLQAVVLGALEPEWEARFEPRSYGFRPGRGCHDAIESIFLTCRGPNPGRPWVLDADLAAAFDRIDHDHLLRRLGTFPARELVAQWLRAGVVEDGRLTETGEGTPQGGVISPALMNVALHGMEEAAGVRYHASGIHAGSVMRKSPVLVRYADDLVAMCHSREQAEEVKQRLAAWLEPRGLAFNEDKTRIVRLTEGFCFLGFHVRLYRNRKLLIKPSKASVKRIRKRLAAEMWDLRGSNAEAVIRTLNPIIRGWSAYFRIGVSSRVFSSLDFYVWQLAYKWAKHEHANKPKDWIVHRYFGEFNPRRGDRWVFGDRGSGRFLTKFAWTKIVRHQLVKFGASPDDPALTEYWARRRRKDVIPLIDKADWHLLNRQNGRCPLCGALLLHADHPPSSPIAWEQWLRATRKAISRKAIVITGPGTPDAPPAQLLHAHCRQRLVTATGKGPSLLPAREP